Part of the Limihaloglobus sulfuriphilus genome is shown below.
GCCGCGGGAGAGCCGTTGAGCAGCTCATTGTCTGCAAAAATCAGAGCGCTGCGAAGGTGTCCGGCTTCTTCTGTCCATATTGCGCTATCCACAAGCGGACCGTTAATCCAGTCAAAATACGCCCTGCCCAGAACGATGTCTGTAATTGGATGGTCATAAAAACCACGGAAATCTTCGTTCCAGCCGCCTACACTGCCCCATTCCGATGACATGAGCGCCAAATCAGCATAATCGACAAAGCCGTCTTTATTCAAATCAGAGAAATAGAAAAGCCCCTCAGGCAAATCTGCTGCTGAACCGTCTGAAACCCTGAAATTATCGCACCACACGCGATGGCCGCTGGTAAAATAGACATCTCTGCCCCCGCCAAGGCCTGCCGGGCCGGCCAAGGTCATATCGGTGGTAGATGAGAGCAGCAGCCCAGGCTCACCAGATCCGGAAGAGCCGCTTGCCTTGGCAACAAACTTTACATTACCGCCGTCAACCTGGAGTGCAAGGGTCCATATATCGTTTGGCCCGACGTCTGAGACATCGCAGATATAATAAGAAGCCACGGATCCTGTTCCGCCGGTAACGGTTATCCTGCCGTAGTACTGTGTTCCGTTCATATTAGTCAGGACATGTGCATAGATATAATTGTCCTGGTCATAACACCTTGCCAGCAAACCGAAATCACGGTAAGTGCCGCTGGAACTTTCATCTTTAAACTCTGCGGTTACGGTATAATCGCTCATTGACGAGGTTATGCCAAGACTCTCTACAGCATACTCAAAGCCGGAGAACCAGTTAGCCTCAACGGCCTGGTTGCTCGCGGAGCTGCCGCCCATCTGGTGAACCTTAACCTGAAACTCCCTGTCAGCACCTCTGAGGAAATGGTCCCACCACGGGTCCGAATATCTTACTAAATATTCATAATCGTATTCAGTAAGGTCATAGCCGCTGGCCAATTCAAAATTGTCCTGAAAATAAACCTCGCCCAGGGCACTGCCGCCCGCAAAAACCAAAACTAACACTGAAACAACCAAAAGTGTGTCTTTGATGGAATCAGCACATAATTTCAACATGTTAAGTCTCATTTTTTTCTAACCTCATTTAAATAAAATAATTTTGTCTCAATGACCGAGCCTGTTTTTAATATGAAGGAATCCCATTATGGCCGTGCCACTCGAATTTCTCTCTGTAATCTCTCCATGAATCCATTTTTCTTACAGGTTCAACATGGCCGTCTAAGAAGAGAAAGTTTGAACTGTTGCCGTGAACACTGGTTACGCCCTCTTCGAATCCAAACGAATAGAAATTTGTTGACTGCCCGGGCACACACCCGGGACGTACAACCGAAGTCCTGCCTGCTATCGAGGGGTATTTGCTCTTCATTTCATTCCAGTCAAAGTAATAACAGTATATCAGCGGAGTCTGGGCATGTTGGCCAATCTTAGCCAATGTCGGCTTTTTCCAGACATACCCTCTGCCCGGCGGCGGAGATTTCACCCTGGCTGCCTGTAAATGGATGTTAGAGGAATAACCTGTACGCATACCGGCCCAATCGTTCTCGTCAAGAATCTCTTCACCTATCTTCTGTACCTGGTTTCTGTTTTGAGGGCAATAAGCAACATTTCTGTCCCAGTCGCCGCTCTTATTACGTTTGTGTCCCTGTATGTACGGCATCAATATATCACTGTCATACCAGCCGGCATATTCCTTACGCTCGGCGTTATAATAGTCGGCTATTTCCGGCTGCCACATAGCGAACAACAGAGGCATCTTGGAATTATTCTCCGAGCAGTACATGTGATAGCCCAGACCAACCTGCTTGAGATTTGATGAACAGACAGCACGTCTGGCAAGATCTCTTGCCTTTTGCAGCGAAGGAAGCATGATCGCCATCAGCAAAGCGATTATCGATATAACTACAAGAAGCTCAATCAAAGTGAAGCCTTTTGATTTTTTTTCAGCGGAATAAAACATTTTCTTCTTTCAAATATTTAATAATGTTTATTTACATGAATACGAATGAACGTAAGCGATTACATAATATCATTTAATAGTACCACGAGTGATTACCATGTCAAGAACAAATTGATAATTTTATAAAATCAAAAATTCAACTTGACATGCTATCCAAATGATGTAAAATAATACTAATGTAAGCGTTTGCAAAGTTGATGTTTTAAAAAAAGTTTCATTAAATTAGGGAGAAACAAAATGTTAAAAAGAAAAAACGCACTAGCTTTGATAGTAATTACTTGCTGCATATCTTTTTCGAGCGGAGCGGTAATCTGGTCAGAGGATTTCAGCGGAATAAATGACGCGGTACAAACTGATCCTGCGTGGAACGGTGAAGCTGGCCTACTCGAATCAAGAAATGGGTTGATTAAGGCTTCTGACACAAAAGATGACGGCAGTCCGGCAGCATTCACAACTGCTTCATACAGTGTTGACGGGGCTGTTTATACCACGGTTCCGCAAACAAATAATTACACCTTAACCGGAAATGTTATTGATTATGCAAACTCAACAGATCGGAATAATCGTAATTATGTCAGGATTGAGGCAAATTATAATACTTCGACTCATGAGAAGATTTCAAACGGCTGGGGATTGAGGCTTGAAAGGTTTACGGCAGGTCACAACAGTATATATATTTACAATCCCGCAGGCGAGAGAGTAAAGGAACTATACATAGGGGTTAACTCTCAGGTACTGCATATTCCTTTTGAATTCAAAAGGACTGGCGATAACGTAGAGATAACCTATGGCGATCTCACCTATTCAGCAACTGACACGTATAATCCGGATAATGATCAGTTATCTCTATATTTTTGGGTTCAGGGTTACGGTTCAGGCTATACTGAAACAGGATGGAGCGATTTCCAGATGGTTCCCGAACCGGCAACCATGGCGATTTTCGCTCTCGGCGGCCTATTCGTTAGTTCACGCCGTAAGAAATAATAATCATATACAGCAAGAAACAGCTTTGTAAAGCATAAAGATGCCGCCCGTTACGGCGGCATCTTTTTTTATAAAGTAGTATTTTTGAGTTACTTATATAAAACCGTGTTAGAGTTATCTATGAATAAAACTTTACAGATTTCAGCAATACTTTTCCTGGCAAACAGTCTTGTCTTAGCCGCTCAAAAAGAGTTCACCACCTACGGAAACATCAGCGTTGGAAAGTTTTATACTTTTAATCAGGAGCCATTCTATTCGTTTCCTGATGTATGGCCCAATAAATGGACTGATGGAACAAAGCTGACCAATGAGACGTTCAATGAGGCTGCTTTTTCGCAGGAAGAATGGTTAGGCTGGCAATCAGGATCAATCCCTGTCGAGATAGTCATAGATTTGGGCAAGAGCTATAACATAGATACAGTTAAACTGCATACCTGCAGCCAAACCGGCTTGCAAATTCATTACCCCGATTCAGTGGATATATGGACAAAGGCACAAACAGAGCAGGACTGGCTCAAGCTCGGTCAGATACCCGGCCGGGAAGACACAGAGGCTTTCACCGAAAGCTGGTTCGAACTTAACACGGACTATACTCCGGCCAGGTATGTCATGCTGTCAATATCCGCCCCTGCCGACAAGTTGTTTCTAATTGACGAGGTCGAAATATACGGCAATATCATCAGCAAATGGAAGCATGTACCTGATTACGGCATGTATCAGGGAGCTTTTGCTGTTGAAGAGCACGGCTGGTGGGATGTTTCTCATTACGAAGAACAGGTAAACAAAACCTGCTCGATGATTCTGTGGTATCACCAGTTAAATCCAAATGAATCAAAAAGCACCTTTTCCGGCACACTGGCCTCTTTATGGACAAATCCGTCATGGCTTGGCAAAGATATTGTTGGAGAGAAGTACCTTACCATCGGCTGGCTGCCCAGCTGGAGCACTGCGGAAGATATTGCCCGCGGCATAGACGGCTACGATGAGCATTTGGAACAATGGTTTATCGAAAGTATAGATTATTCACTTAGATACGGCAATTCAGACCCCATCTGGCTGCGGCCGATGAATGAGATGAACGGCGGCTGGACATTCCCCAACAAAGGCCATGAGGATGAATGCTGGGGCGGCGACCAGTTGAACTACAGAAGAGCATGGAGAAGGCTTTACAATATCGCTGAGCAGGTAGGCGCCGCGGATAAACATATCTTTTTGTGGTCGCCAAACGGCTACACATACGCCGGAGAAGAACACTACCCTGACAATTATTACCCGGGAGATCAATATGTTGACTGGATCGGTATCAGCCTTTACACGCCCGGAGATATACCATATCCCAACGCCATCATCAGCGGCACCGGCGGAGCAGGAACGTTTGACTTTTATGGTACATGGCCGCACAAACCAATGATGATCTCTGAAGGCGCATGGCGACCCGACAGCACCGCAGATGGGCAGCGATGGCTCAACGAATGGTTTGATATACCGCAAAACTTCCCGCGTATAAAGTCGGCTATCTGGTTTAATGGCGACCGGAAAATCGATACATTTTCGCCGGAAATGGTTGATTTATATAGGCAAAGACTAAGCGAGCCGGAGTTTCTGGCCAACCCTGCCGCCGGCCGTATCGATCTAAATTCCGATGGCATAATAAGTTTTGACGATTTAGCACCCCTGTTTTCCGATTGGAAAGAACCGTGGATTAAAAACTTTAGAGATAATTTGCTTAACTGCCCTGAAGGTGCTTTAATTCTAAATCCAAATTGGGTTGCCGCCGCAGATTGCGACGCAGAAGATGCCTGGACGGTTGAAACCGGCGAGTTTAACGGCCCTGCTGCCAAAATCAGCCGGCTGCCGGCAGGTCAGACTGCTGACCTGTTCACAAGGCTTCCCTCCTCAGAGCACTACAGAATCAGCGGCAAAATAGCAAATCGCGATGAGTTTGCAAACCCTTACTGCAGCAGTTTTCTGCGAATTTACTTTGGGGCTTACCTGACAAAGGACAAAACAGTGGGCCTGGACGGCTTCTGTGTCGAGATCTACAGAAATGCTTTCGGCTCTTCATCATGGGCCGACGGCTTCAGAATCCGCGATGAGCAGGGAGTAAGTCTTGTAAGCAATTATCTGGGCAAATTAAGCCGCCCTTACGAGGTACCCTTTGTATTTGAACGTACCGGTGATAATGTCTATATTTCTATCGGAGAAGATTCACAAAAAATAGAACAGCATATAGTTAATGAATTCGATCCGAATAATTCTGCTCTGAGATTCTATCATACATCATTAGGCCCGGAGCCATCTGACAGCTGGGTTATAACCGATCTGGAAGTACTTTCAAATGCCGGATTAGCTGATATCAACGGAGACAGGATTCTTGACTATACGGATTTGGTGATTTTTTCTGAAAAA
Proteins encoded:
- a CDS encoding PEP-CTERM sorting domain-containing protein, translated to MLKRKNALALIVITCCISFSSGAVIWSEDFSGINDAVQTDPAWNGEAGLLESRNGLIKASDTKDDGSPAAFTTASYSVDGAVYTTVPQTNNYTLTGNVIDYANSTDRNNRNYVRIEANYNTSTHEKISNGWGLRLERFTAGHNSIYIYNPAGERVKELYIGVNSQVLHIPFEFKRTGDNVEITYGDLTYSATDTYNPDNDQLSLYFWVQGYGSGYTETGWSDFQMVPEPATMAIFALGGLFVSSRRKK
- a CDS encoding prepilin-type N-terminal cleavage/methylation domain-containing protein — encoded protein: MFYSAEKKSKGFTLIELLVVISIIALLMAIMLPSLQKARDLARRAVCSSNLKQVGLGYHMYCSENNSKMPLLFAMWQPEIADYYNAERKEYAGWYDSDILMPYIQGHKRNKSGDWDRNVAYCPQNRNQVQKIGEEILDENDWAGMRTGYSSNIHLQAARVKSPPPGRGYVWKKPTLAKIGQHAQTPLIYCYYFDWNEMKSKYPSIAGRTSVVRPGCVPGQSTNFYSFGFEEGVTSVHGNSSNFLFLDGHVEPVRKMDSWRDYREKFEWHGHNGIPSY
- a CDS encoding glycoside hydrolase family 26 protein, which gives rise to MNKTLQISAILFLANSLVLAAQKEFTTYGNISVGKFYTFNQEPFYSFPDVWPNKWTDGTKLTNETFNEAAFSQEEWLGWQSGSIPVEIVIDLGKSYNIDTVKLHTCSQTGLQIHYPDSVDIWTKAQTEQDWLKLGQIPGREDTEAFTESWFELNTDYTPARYVMLSISAPADKLFLIDEVEIYGNIISKWKHVPDYGMYQGAFAVEEHGWWDVSHYEEQVNKTCSMILWYHQLNPNESKSTFSGTLASLWTNPSWLGKDIVGEKYLTIGWLPSWSTAEDIARGIDGYDEHLEQWFIESIDYSLRYGNSDPIWLRPMNEMNGGWTFPNKGHEDECWGGDQLNYRRAWRRLYNIAEQVGAADKHIFLWSPNGYTYAGEEHYPDNYYPGDQYVDWIGISLYTPGDIPYPNAIISGTGGAGTFDFYGTWPHKPMMISEGAWRPDSTADGQRWLNEWFDIPQNFPRIKSAIWFNGDRKIDTFSPEMVDLYRQRLSEPEFLANPAAGRIDLNSDGIISFDDLAPLFSDWKEPWIKNFRDNLLNCPEGALILNPNWVAAADCDAEDAWTVETGEFNGPAAKISRLPAGQTADLFTRLPSSEHYRISGKIANRDEFANPYCSSFLRIYFGAYLTKDKTVGLDGFCVEIYRNAFGSSSWADGFRIRDEQGVSLVSNYLGKLSRPYEVPFVFERTGDNVYISIGEDSQKIEQHIVNEFDPNNSALRFYHTSLGPEPSDSWVITDLEVLSNAGLADINGDRILDYTDLVIFSEKWLQKEWN